A stretch of DNA from Microlunatus sp. Gsoil 973:
CAGCAACGGCACCAACATCGTGACCGCGAGCAGACTGCACAGCAGGTACCAGCTGACCCGGGACAGGGTCATCGGCACCCGGCGGCTCAACGGGATGCGGCGCTTGGTCACCAGGTCGGGACTTGGATCGAGCCGTTGGCTCGGCGGGTACGTGGTCGTGGTTGCGGGCATCGTCATTTGGTCTCCTCGAACACCCACATCGACGAGGTCTTCAGCGTGACACCGGTGATGATCATGATGATCACGAAGAGGATGAGCGCCTCCGCCGTTGCCAGCCCCAGGTTCGGATAGCTGCCGAAGGCATCGGAGTAGATCTTGTACATGAAGAGGGTGGTCGACGTCCCCGGTCCCCCGTTGGTCAGCACGGCGACCTGATTGAAGGCTTGGAACGCCAGCACGAGTCCCAGGACAAGCTGGAGAAGCATGATGGGTGTGATCAACGGGAGAGTGATCGCGAAGAACATCCGGACCGTTCCCGCGCCGTCGGTGCGCGCCGCCTCGTACACCTCGACCGGGACGTTCTGCAAGCCGGCCAGAAAGATGATCATGGAACCGCCTACGCCCCACACTCCGATGATCACGATTGCGGGCATCGCCATGTGGGGACTCTGCAACCACTGGCTCGTCGGCAGACGGAGGTCGCTGAGCAGTTGGTTGGCCAGGCCGTACAGCGGGTCGTAGATGTACTTCCAGAGGGTGAGGACCGCGATCGACGGCAGGACCACCGGAAGGTAGAAGATCGTCCGGTACAGCTTGACGCCGGGGACGACCCGGTTGAGCAGCACAGCGAGGGCCAGACCGAAAATGATGCCTGACGGGACGCTGAGCAGCACGAAGTACGCGGTGGCCCGGAGCGACGGCCAGAAGGTCGGGTCGTCGAACAGCATGTACCGGAAGTTGTCCAGACCGGTCCAGCGGGCCGGGCTCAGACCGTCCCACTTGGTGAAGGCGTGGAATGCGGAG
This window harbors:
- a CDS encoding carbohydrate ABC transporter permease encodes the protein MEAFARPAGRGLSHRRRNTVTAYLFILPTIVGVTVFMVYPLISSAFHAFTKWDGLSPARWTGLDNFRYMLFDDPTFWPSLRATAYFVLLSVPSGIIFGLALAVLLNRVVPGVKLYRTIFYLPVVLPSIAVLTLWKYIYDPLYGLANQLLSDLRLPTSQWLQSPHMAMPAIVIIGVWGVGGSMIIFLAGLQNVPVEVYEAARTDGAGTVRMFFAITLPLITPIMLLQLVLGLVLAFQAFNQVAVLTNGGPGTSTTLFMYKIYSDAFGSYPNLGLATAEALILFVIIMIITGVTLKTSSMWVFEETK